The genomic DNA ATTCGGCAAATTTCTTCTTTGCCTCCGCCGTTTCAAGCCCGTCAAATTCCTCTGAATTGCAGGAAATTCCGTAGGCGGGAACGGCTTCCGTCATCGTGCTGCCGTCGGGAATTTCGCCGTCCTTCGGGCGGACAACGGCGATGACGGGTATGTCATACTTTCTTGCGAAATCAAAGTCGCGCTGGTCATGCGCGGGAACGCCCATGACAACGCCTGTGCCGTAATCGGTGAGAACGTAGTCGGCAATCCATATCGGGGCTTTTTTGCCGTTGAACGGATTGACTGCGTAGAAGCCGGTGAACATACCTTCCTTGTCAACGCCTACAGCCTCACGGTCGATATTGCTCCTGTTGATAATTTTCTTCGCAAAGGCGCGGAGCGCTTCACCCTTTTCGCCGCCGGCGCGTTTCGCAAATTCCTCGACAAACGGATGCTCGGCGGCAAGCGCGACAAAGGTTACGCCGTAAATTGTATCAATACGCGTTGTGTACGCTTCAAAATTGAGATCCGTACCGGCAATATCCATCGTAAAGCGGACACCTTCCGATCTGCCGATCCAGTTTTTCTGCATTGTGAGAACTCTCTCCGGCCACCCCTTGAGATCGTCAAGGCATTTGACAAGCTCATCGGCATAGTCCGTAATGCGGATAAACCACTGGTCAAGCCCGCGCTTTGTAACAGGATTTCCGCAGCGCCAGCACACACCGTTTTCAACCTGCTCGTTTGCAAGCACCGTTTTGCACGTGTCGCACCAGTTGACCGGCGCATGCTTGCGGTAAACAAGACCTTTTTCGTACATTTTGAGGAATATCTGCTGGTTCCATTTGTAATATTCCGGCTTGCAGGTGAGCACGAGACGCCGCCAGTCATAACTGTATCCTACAGCCTTGAGCTGGTCTATCATGTGTTCTATGTTCGCCATTGTCCATTTTGAAGGGGCAATGCCGTGCTTAATTGCGGCATTTTCCGCAGGCATACCGAAAGAATCGAAGCCAATAGGGTGAATAACGTTATAGCCGTGCATTTTGAGGAAACGGGCTATGATATCCCCAATCGAATAGTTGCGAAGATGTCCCATGTGGAGCGCACCGCTGGGGTACGGGAACATTTCGAGACAGTAGAATTTCTTTTTTGAAGGGTCGGTCTCAACATTGAAAATACCGGCTTCCGTCCATTTCTGCTGCCATTTTTTTTCTATTGCGCTAAAATCGTAGGGCATCGCTCTCTCCTCCGCAGTAACAGGTTCAAATTTATGAGAGACAATTATACCCTCTTCGCAACAGGCTATCAAGAGTGTATAATTTAAGCGGCATTAAATTTATTCACATAATCAGGGGGTGTACCTTCATGCTTGAACTTGACAAGGAAAACTGCACCGCAGAGGTGCTTGAAGAAACGGCAATGCCGGTGGTGATCGACTTTTGGGCGCCGACCTGCCCCGACTGTATGGCTCTGCTTCCGGCATACGAACAGCTTGCAGGACAGTACGGCGGCAAAATCAAATTCACAAAGGTTGACTGCTCAGCCAAACGCAGCGTAGCCATGAAATTCCGCGTTATGAGCATGCCGACGTTCCTCTTCTATAAGGACGGCAAAGAACTGAAACGGCTCGGCAGAGGCGTCAAAGCGGAAGAAATCGAAGCGGCAGTAAAAGAACTGCTTTAAATCCGTACAAAGGGGAGTCAAACCTTGGAAAAATTTGAAAAGAAAGACAATTTTGCGGCACTTCTGCCAATAGGCATATTCATCATATTCTATCTCGGACTCGGATTTCTGTACGAATACGGGCTCAAAATGGAGCTTGGCTTTTATAAAATACCGGTCGTCGTGGCGTTTCTCATCGCCCTGACCTTTGCCTGCTTCCAAAACAGGGCTGTCAGCTTTGACGAAAAACTGACGCTGATGGGCAAAGAAATAGGACACAAGGATATCGTAACGATGATACTGATATTCCTCGCCGCCGGCGCTTTTGTCGGCGTTGTAGGAAGAAGCAGCGCGGAAAGCGTCGCATACTTCGTGCTGTCGCTCATACCGACGCGTTTTGCGGTGGTCATTCTCTTTGTCGTTGCGTGCTTCATCTCGCTTTCAATGGGCACGTCAGTCGGAACAATCAGCCTTATAACCCCAATAGCCGTAGCGATAGGCAAAGCCTCAGGCTTCGACCTCCCAATCTGCATAGGCGCAGTTGTCGGCGGGGCAATGTTCGGGGACAACCTCTCGTTTATATCGGACACAACGATAGCCGCCTGCAACGGACAGGGCTGCGAAATGAAAGACAAATTCCGCGAAAACTTCGCGATAGCGCTGCCGGCTGCCCTTGCAACGCTTGTATGCCTCTACTTCGTATCGCTCAAATATGACGTATCAGGATATATCCAGCACGATTACAACCTGATACAGATAATCCCCTACCTGCTCGTTCTTCTCGGCGGAATAATAGGCTTCAACGTATTCGTCATACTGCTCGCAGGCATCGTAACCGGCTCGGTAATCGTGTTCTTCACAGGGGCAACACAGGCAGTTGACCTGCTTTCCAACATGGGAGCAGGCTGCGCCGGAATGTTTGAAACGGCGATGGTCGCCGTTCTCGTCTCGGCAATAGGCGGTCTCGTGAAAGCAAACGGCGGATTTGACGCGGCGCTGCACCTCATTAAAAGCATTTTCAAAGGCAGAAAAGGCGGACAGCTCGGAATAGGAATACTGGTAAGCGCCATGGACGTAGCAACAGCCAACAACACGGTCGCAATCGTCATGTCCAACCAGATAGCAAAAGAAATGGCTGGAGACTACGGCATTTCTCCGCGCAAAACGGCGTCAATCCTCGACACCTTCTCCTGCATCGTGCAGGGGGCACTTCCCTACGGCGCACAGATACTCGTCGCCGTCTCGGCGGCGGCAAGCCTCGGCTGCAGCATATCAGCGTTTGACATAATACCGAACCTTTACTATCCGTTCTTCCTTCTCCTCAGCTCGCTGGTATTCATATTCTTCATACCCGAAAAAACAAAATAACGCTGACGAATTATTTTGAAAAAACACGGCGGCTTGGGAATTCCAAGCCGCCTGCTTATTACTTTTCGGCGTATGCCGTTCAAACTGCTACTTAATCAGCTTTTTCAGCATTTCCTTAATCTCGGCATTCTCTTTCTTAAGGTTCTCAATTTCACTCTTAAGTTCCTTATTCTCGTCGCTGACATACTTCACCTGTTTCTGAAGCTCCGCCTTTGTCTTTGCCGTTTCGCCCTTGCCGAATTTCAGACTGAAACCGACGTTGTACGCGTTCTGGCTGTCGTTTCCGTTGCTGATTGACGTTGAGGCAGAGAGCATCATATTCGGGTTCGGTTTGTAGGCAAGTCCTATCGCTTCCGCGTTCGCGCCCCTGTAGCCGCCGTACGCCACCGCTCCGACAAGTTTGTCGCCTTCTTCGCCGCTCGGTTCGGCAAAGTGCAGTCCTGCAAGTGCCGCTGATATTGCGCCGACTTCGCGGATTTCCTGCGTGTTCGCGCTTATCGCAAGGTCTCTTGCGTAAAGCTGTGCGCCGTTGACAGCGTCCGTTGACATAGGCGATACTTCGCCTGCTTTCAGATTGCTTATCTTTGTTCCGTTCACACCTGCAAGCGCAATCGTTGACTTGTCCGCACCATCATAATGTACTGCGTTGGCATCTTCTCCGCCGCCGCCACCCGGAAGATTGCTGATTATGTCAAATATCTGTCCGCCGTTCACCGCATCGGTTGAACCGCTTTCTATCGCTCCGTTGGCAACATTGACTATCTGTTTCAGATGTCCTGTGTCACCAACTGACACTACGCCTTCAGCAGTTGTTCCGCCCGTGAAGTTGTAGGTTTTCGTTCCGATTGTCGCACCTGTCACATTCTGCGCAGCTTTTGTAATCGCGTTGTTGCCAAGCGCTACGGAATTATCGTGCGTTGCTCTCGCATCTGTGCCGAAAGCTATTGAATTTGCGCCTGAGGCAACCACACCTTGCGGTTTTTTTGAAGCACCCATCGCTATGGCGTTTTCGCCGCTTGCGGTCGTACCTGAAATCGCCGGCAGATATTCCCCGACAGCTTCCGAAAGCAGTTCCGCGTTTGACATAGTCGGGTCATGCAGTACATATTGCTTGCATACTGCTGCCAGTATCTCCGCCTGTTCGGTTGTAATATTGGCAAGGTCATCAACAGAGGCAATGCCCGGTATCGTGCCGGAGGGGAGCGTACTCAAAAGACCTTCCCATGTGGCATAAAGATCAGGATGCTTGTCTTTGCTAAGAACGACATCTTTCAATCCTGATACCATATAACTCATGGCAGTATCTTCATCCTTAAAGGGGGTTGCCCAGCCAAGGGCAAAAGTATTGTCGCTGACTGCCTGTGCAAACGTACCCATTGCGACGCTTCCCTTGCCTTTTCCTGACGCATCACCTGCCACAGTGCCTGCGCCGAACGCAAAGGAGCCGTCGCCGTACGCTTTGCCTCCGCCAACCTTGAACGTTGATGAGCCGGCTTCCTCAATCAGACCGCCTCCGGCAAAAGACGCTGCTCCATTTGCAAGTGATTTGTAACCTGTTGACATGGAATAATTTCCCTTAGCATCCGTATAGGAACCCATCGCCGTGGAAGCGTCGCCAACAGCTTCCGTTCTGAAACCCATCGTTGTGGAATAGTCGCCGCTGGCGGTTGTACCATCACCCATCGCCGTAGAAGTTTGCCCGCTGGCAGTCGTCCGAGTACCCATCGCTGTAGAGCCGTCTCCGAGAGCATACGTATGATTACCCATCGCCACGGAAGCCTCCCCTTCGGCAATAGTATAGTTACCCATCGCTGTGGAAACAATTCCGATTGCTTGCGTATTGCCTCCCATCGCAGTGGAACGTTCGCCACTGGCTATCGTTTCTTTGCCCATCGCTACGGAAATGGTACCGCTCGCGGTCGCATGGTCTCCCATCGCTACGGAAACAGCTCCGGTGGCGCACGTGTGGGTACCCGTAGCCAAAGCAATCGGTCCGCTGGCAGTTGTCCAGTCACCCATCGCTACGGAAGCTCTTCCGCTGGCGGTCGTATGAAAACCCAACGCCGTGGAAGCGTCGATGCTGGCAGTCGTAAGCCAGCCCATCGCTGTGGAAGCATAACCGCTGGCAGTCGTTTCTATGCCCATCGCTGTGGAAGACTCTCCGCCGGCAGTCGTATTACCGCCCATCGCTGTGGAATGGAGACCGCTGGCAGTCGTTTGATAGCCCATCGCTGTTGAAGAAGCGTCGATAGCGTTCGTTTGGTAGCCCATCGCCGTGGAATAGTTTCCAATGGCGTTCGTTTGGTAGCCCATCGCCGTGGAATAATCGCCTGCATCAGTGCCGGTTTTTTGAGATATAGTCCCGTTGTAGCTGTTAATTACCGTGCCGTTTCCTGCCATCGCAGGCAGTGCCGTGCCGAAGATGAACGACACGAGCATGAAGATTGCCGCAAGTTTTTTGATGTTTCTCATTTTTACCCTCTCCTTTGGTAAAATATTTTATATTGTGCTTCATAAAAAAATTTATGACAACAAGAAATACGCCGCAGTTTGACACACCGTTAAATCGGCAACTTTAATTCCCGCAGAACTGTCTGCGTTTGTTTTGAAAATAAGGGTTTGAATAAGCTTGGAGTTTAAGGAGAGGAGAAAAGGAACAGGAGCTCTCCTTAGAAGGAGAGACCTGGCTGGCTGGCTGGCTGGCAATGCCGCTGTTTTGTTCATATTCTCACTCTCCTTTCTCCTTTGATTTTTCTGTCGTTGCTCTGCCGCGTTGTTTTACGACACAACTTTGGCGGAATACGTTCCGTCTTCCTGCGTATTATACAGCATAATCGCCGTTGCGCAAGCCTTTTTTACATTTTTTTTCTTCAA from Candidatus Equadaptatus faecalis includes the following:
- a CDS encoding thioredoxin family protein; this encodes MLELDKENCTAEVLEETAMPVVIDFWAPTCPDCMALLPAYEQLAGQYGGKIKFTKVDCSAKRSVAMKFRVMSMPTFLFYKDGKELKRLGRGVKAEEIEAAVKELL
- a CDS encoding Na+/H+ antiporter NhaC family protein, whose amino-acid sequence is MEKFEKKDNFAALLPIGIFIIFYLGLGFLYEYGLKMELGFYKIPVVVAFLIALTFACFQNRAVSFDEKLTLMGKEIGHKDIVTMILIFLAAGAFVGVVGRSSAESVAYFVLSLIPTRFAVVILFVVACFISLSMGTSVGTISLITPIAVAIGKASGFDLPICIGAVVGGAMFGDNLSFISDTTIAACNGQGCEMKDKFRENFAIALPAALATLVCLYFVSLKYDVSGYIQHDYNLIQIIPYLLVLLGGIIGFNVFVILLAGIVTGSVIVFFTGATQAVDLLSNMGAGCAGMFETAMVAVLVSAIGGLVKANGGFDAALHLIKSIFKGRKGGQLGIGILVSAMDVATANNTVAIVMSNQIAKEMAGDYGISPRKTASILDTFSCIVQGALPYGAQILVAVSAAASLGCSISAFDIIPNLYYPFFLLLSSLVFIFFIPEKTK
- a CDS encoding YadA-like family protein produces the protein MRNIKKLAAIFMLVSFIFGTALPAMAGNGTVINSYNGTISQKTGTDAGDYSTAMGYQTNAIGNYSTAMGYQTNAIDASSTAMGYQTTASGLHSTAMGGNTTAGGESSTAMGIETTASGYASTAMGWLTTASIDASTALGFHTTASGRASVAMGDWTTASGPIALATGTHTCATGAVSVAMGDHATASGTISVAMGKETIASGERSTAMGGNTQAIGIVSTAMGNYTIAEGEASVAMGNHTYALGDGSTAMGTRTTASGQTSTAMGDGTTASGDYSTTMGFRTEAVGDASTAMGSYTDAKGNYSMSTGYKSLANGAASFAGGGLIEEAGSSTFKVGGGKAYGDGSFAFGAGTVAGDASGKGKGSVAMGTFAQAVSDNTFALGWATPFKDEDTAMSYMVSGLKDVVLSKDKHPDLYATWEGLLSTLPSGTIPGIASVDDLANITTEQAEILAAVCKQYVLHDPTMSNAELLSEAVGEYLPAISGTTASGENAIAMGASKKPQGVVASGANSIAFGTDARATHDNSVALGNNAITKAAQNVTGATIGTKTYNFTGGTTAEGVVSVGDTGHLKQIVNVANGAIESGSTDAVNGGQIFDIISNLPGGGGGEDANAVHYDGADKSTIALAGVNGTKISNLKAGEVSPMSTDAVNGAQLYARDLAISANTQEIREVGAISAALAGLHFAEPSGEEGDKLVGAVAYGGYRGANAEAIGLAYKPNPNMMLSASTSISNGNDSQNAYNVGFSLKFGKGETAKTKAELQKQVKYVSDENKELKSEIENLKKENAEIKEMLKKLIK